One Streptomyces sp. CNQ-509 DNA window includes the following coding sequences:
- a CDS encoding SseB family protein — MYGYDQSAGYGAPPGHPQAPPQGHQYAAPPGPYDQPAPGYAEQPLYPEPSQPAPPSLADAVKAFTGGAIGSEDFQQIFATSKIYCPRGDNPGFLALHNTQQPVIPLFSSLKELRRYAGRESKYFTVTGAEVIDLLPTGYGFVLDIEGDHRMVVDAKAVEEMVDFAMRRMYG; from the coding sequence ATGTACGGCTACGACCAGTCCGCCGGTTACGGCGCCCCGCCGGGCCACCCCCAGGCGCCCCCGCAGGGGCACCAGTACGCCGCGCCGCCCGGGCCGTACGACCAGCCCGCCCCCGGCTACGCCGAGCAGCCCCTCTATCCCGAGCCGTCCCAGCCCGCCCCGCCGTCGCTCGCCGACGCGGTGAAGGCGTTCACCGGCGGGGCCATCGGCTCCGAGGACTTCCAGCAGATCTTCGCCACCTCCAAGATCTACTGCCCCCGCGGCGACAACCCCGGCTTCCTCGCCCTGCACAACACCCAGCAGCCGGTGATCCCGCTCTTCAGCTCGCTGAAGGAGCTGCGGCGCTATGCCGGCCGGGAGTCGAAGTACTTCACGGTCACCGGCGCGGAGGTCATCGACCTGCTGCCCACGGGGTACGGGTTCGTGCTCGACATCGAGGGCGACCACCGGATGGTCGTGGACGCGAAGGCGGTCGAGGAGATGGTCGACTTCGCGATGCGCCGCATGTACGGCTGA
- a CDS encoding helix-turn-helix transcriptional regulator — MTDERRKVSSPEALKALAHPLRLRILRHLSVHGPATSTTLAAALDENTGTLSYHLRMLERGGLIEDIPERSAGRERWWRGVPGLDIRRPPMDDVTAGERAVIAELDRLRGAEDLELARRYAAGQGGEGGESEEGWLRGSRGLSHLTKEQLDAFHDDYLKLLAKYRHTPEDAAPGARPVHLRWFGIPAD, encoded by the coding sequence ATGACGGACGAGCGGCGCAAGGTCAGCAGCCCGGAAGCGCTCAAGGCGCTCGCGCACCCGCTGCGGCTGCGCATCCTGCGCCACCTCTCGGTGCACGGTCCGGCTACGTCGACGACGCTGGCGGCGGCGCTGGACGAGAACACCGGAACGCTCAGCTACCACCTGCGCATGCTGGAGCGCGGCGGCCTCATCGAGGACATCCCGGAGCGGTCGGCGGGCCGCGAGCGCTGGTGGCGCGGCGTGCCGGGGCTCGACATCCGGCGCCCGCCGATGGACGACGTGACGGCGGGGGAGCGGGCGGTCATCGCGGAACTGGACCGGCTTCGCGGGGCGGAGGACCTGGAGCTGGCCCGGCGCTACGCGGCGGGGCAGGGGGGAGAGGGCGGGGAGTCGGAGGAGGGCTGGCTGCGGGGGTCACGCGGGCTGAGCCACCTGACGAAGGAGCAGTTGGACGCCTTCCACGACGACTACCTGAAGCTCCTGGCCAAGTACCGCCACACCCCCGAGGACGCCGCCCCGGGTGCCCGCCCGGTCCACCTCCGCTGGTTCGGCATCCCGGCGGACTAG
- a CDS encoding acyl-CoA dehydrogenase, with translation MGHYKSNLRDIEFNLFEVLGRGDVYGTGPFEDMDTETARSVLTEIARLAENDLAESFADGDRNPPVFDPETGTAPVPAAFRKSYETYMDAEWWRLGLPEEIGGTATPSSLIWAYAEMVLGANPAVWMYASGPAFAGVLYDEGTEEQRKAARLMVERRWGSTMVLTEPDAGSDVGAGRAKALEQPDGTWHIEGVKRFITSGEHDMSENIVHFVLARPEGAGPGTKGLSLFVVPKYDFDWETGELGERNGVYATNVEHKMGLKVSNTCELTFGDRHPAKGWLLGGKHDGIRQMFKIIEFARMMVGTKAIATLSTGYLNALEYAKERVQGPDLAQFTDKTAPRVTITHHPDVRRALMTQKAYAEGMRALVLYTASVQDTIQVREAAGEDASAQHELNDLLLPIVKGYGSEKSYEQLAQSLQTFGGSGYLQEYPIEQYIRDAKIDTLYEGTTAIQGQDYFFRKIVRNQGQALTSLAEEIKKFLAEAVGGEQLAAARDELARAAVDLEAIVGVMLTDLAATEKDVKSIYKVGLNTTRLLMASGDVVIGYLLLKGAAVAAEKLPGAAAKDVPFYQGKIAAATFFARNVLPGVGVQRSLAESTDQSLMELDEAAF, from the coding sequence ATGGGCCACTACAAGTCGAACCTCCGGGACATCGAGTTCAACCTCTTCGAGGTGCTGGGCCGCGGCGACGTCTACGGCACGGGCCCCTTCGAGGACATGGACACCGAGACCGCGCGGAGCGTGCTCACGGAGATCGCCCGGCTGGCCGAGAACGACCTGGCCGAGTCCTTCGCCGACGGCGACCGCAACCCGCCGGTCTTCGACCCGGAGACCGGCACCGCCCCCGTCCCGGCGGCCTTCAGGAAGTCGTACGAGACCTACATGGACGCCGAGTGGTGGCGCCTCGGCCTGCCCGAGGAGATCGGCGGCACGGCGACGCCCTCGTCGCTGATCTGGGCGTACGCCGAGATGGTCCTCGGCGCGAACCCCGCCGTGTGGATGTACGCCTCGGGTCCCGCCTTCGCGGGCGTGCTCTACGACGAGGGCACCGAGGAGCAGCGCAAGGCCGCGCGGCTGATGGTCGAGCGGCGCTGGGGCTCGACGATGGTGCTGACCGAGCCGGACGCCGGCTCCGACGTGGGCGCCGGGCGCGCGAAGGCGCTGGAGCAGCCGGACGGCACGTGGCACATCGAGGGCGTGAAGCGCTTCATCACCTCCGGCGAGCACGACATGTCGGAGAACATCGTGCACTTCGTGCTGGCCCGCCCGGAGGGCGCGGGGCCCGGCACGAAGGGGCTGAGCCTCTTCGTCGTGCCCAAGTACGACTTCGACTGGGAGACCGGCGAGCTCGGCGAGCGCAACGGCGTGTACGCCACCAACGTCGAGCACAAGATGGGCCTGAAGGTCTCCAACACCTGCGAGCTGACCTTCGGTGACCGGCACCCGGCGAAGGGCTGGCTGCTCGGCGGCAAGCACGACGGCATCCGCCAGATGTTCAAGATCATCGAGTTCGCCCGGATGATGGTCGGCACGAAGGCCATCGCCACCCTCTCGACCGGCTACCTCAACGCGCTGGAGTACGCGAAGGAGCGCGTCCAGGGCCCGGACCTGGCGCAGTTCACCGACAAGACCGCGCCGCGCGTGACCATCACGCACCACCCGGACGTGCGGCGCGCGCTGATGACGCAGAAGGCGTACGCCGAGGGCATGCGCGCCCTCGTCCTCTACACCGCCTCCGTGCAGGACACCATCCAGGTCCGCGAGGCCGCGGGCGAGGACGCCTCGGCGCAGCACGAGCTGAACGACCTGCTGCTGCCCATCGTCAAGGGGTACGGGTCGGAGAAGTCCTACGAGCAGCTCGCCCAGTCGCTGCAGACCTTCGGCGGCTCCGGCTATCTGCAGGAGTACCCGATCGAGCAGTACATCCGGGACGCGAAGATCGACACCCTCTATGAGGGCACCACCGCCATCCAGGGGCAGGACTACTTCTTCCGGAAGATCGTCCGCAACCAGGGGCAGGCGCTCACCTCGCTCGCCGAGGAGATCAAGAAGTTCCTGGCCGAGGCGGTCGGCGGGGAGCAACTGGCCGCCGCGCGGGACGAGCTGGCCAGGGCCGCGGTGGACCTGGAGGCCATCGTCGGGGTGATGCTGACCGACCTCGCGGCCACCGAGAAGGACGTGAAGTCCATCTACAAGGTGGGGCTCAACACCACCCGCCTGCTGATGGCCTCCGGCGACGTCGTCATCGGCTACCTGCTGCTCAAGGGCGCCGCGGTGGCCGCCGAGAAGCTGCCGGGGGCGGCGGCGAAGGACGTGCCGTTCTACCAGGGCAAGATCGCGGCGGCGACGTTCTTCGCACGGAACGTGCTGCCGGGCGTCGGCGTGCAGCGGTCGCTGGCGGAGAGCACGGACCAGTCGCTGATGGAGCTGGACGAGGCCGCGTTCTGA
- a CDS encoding nitrilase-related carbon-nitrogen hydrolase, whose amino-acid sequence MRASLIQFRVDPDETVESRRARAAALVRAEEGSGLVVLPELWHVGAFAFDDFDAAAETLDGPTAAAMAAAARDAGVWLHAGSIVERDAAGTLFNTSLLYAPDGEPARTYRKIHRFGFDRGEAVLMGAGDEVVTVDLPGTVLGLATCYDLRFPELFRALTDKGAQTFVVPAGWPARRRAHWRLLAQARAVENQAFVLACGTAGTTGGVAQAGHSMIVDPWGEILAEAGEGEEVLRAELDPARVARTREEFPALRDRVLGRP is encoded by the coding sequence GTGCGCGCTTCTCTGATCCAGTTCCGGGTGGATCCGGATGAAACCGTGGAAAGCCGACGGGCCCGTGCGGCGGCGCTCGTACGTGCCGAAGAGGGCTCCGGACTGGTGGTGCTGCCGGAGCTGTGGCACGTGGGCGCGTTCGCGTTCGACGACTTCGATGCCGCGGCGGAGACCCTCGACGGGCCCACGGCGGCGGCGATGGCGGCGGCGGCCAGGGACGCGGGCGTGTGGCTGCACGCGGGCTCGATCGTGGAGCGGGACGCGGCGGGGACGCTCTTCAACACGAGCCTCCTCTACGCTCCCGACGGCGAGCCGGCGCGCACGTACCGCAAGATCCACCGCTTCGGCTTCGACCGCGGCGAGGCCGTCCTCATGGGTGCGGGCGACGAGGTCGTCACCGTGGACCTCCCCGGCACCGTCCTGGGCCTCGCCACCTGCTACGACCTGCGCTTCCCCGAGCTGTTCCGGGCCCTGACCGACAAGGGCGCGCAGACCTTCGTCGTCCCGGCGGGCTGGCCGGCGCGGCGCCGCGCGCACTGGCGGCTGCTGGCGCAGGCGCGGGCGGTGGAGAACCAGGCGTTCGTCCTGGCCTGCGGCACGGCGGGGACGACGGGCGGGGTGGCGCAGGCGGGGCACAGCATGATCGTGGACCCGTGGGGCGAGATCCTGGCCGAGGCGGGCGAGGGGGAGGAAGTCCTGCGGGCGGAGCTGGATCCGGCGCGGGTGGCGCGGACGCGGGAGGAGTTCCCCGCGCTGCGGGACCGGGTGCTGGGACGGCCGTAG
- a CDS encoding sulfotransferase, whose protein sequence is MGVVNTGIKRRARLLGEALRPPRQLTGPGTEAVPAAQVSPEAATPQKTPEKAKPKGPRPPKKTVATDYGVEAMPRQVEAPVFVLAPVRSGSTLLRMLLNSHSRIRAPHELHLRTLGVELTPGFSDQSMLELGLDRVELEHVLWDRVLHLELERSGKDIVVDKTPGNVWVWERLTYAWPKAKFLFLLRHPEGVVSSLDNRKSNTSTRAQNEANALKYFEPLERARTALDGHTLTYEDLTSDPERVMRGVCAYLEVEFEESMLAYGEQDHGRLRPNLGDRSDNIKSGRIQAARTFEERTAELSPQLAEYAAAWGYRD, encoded by the coding sequence ATGGGAGTCGTGAACACGGGCATCAAGCGCAGAGCCAGGCTGCTGGGCGAGGCGCTCCGGCCGCCGCGGCAGTTGACCGGCCCGGGCACGGAGGCGGTCCCGGCGGCGCAGGTGTCGCCCGAGGCCGCGACGCCGCAGAAGACGCCGGAGAAGGCCAAGCCGAAGGGCCCGCGCCCGCCCAAGAAGACGGTCGCGACGGACTACGGGGTGGAGGCCATGCCCCGGCAGGTCGAGGCGCCGGTCTTCGTCCTCGCCCCGGTGCGCTCCGGCTCCACCCTGCTGCGCATGCTGCTCAACAGCCACTCCCGCATACGCGCCCCGCACGAGCTGCACCTGCGCACCCTCGGCGTGGAGCTGACCCCCGGCTTCTCCGACCAGTCGATGCTCGAACTGGGCCTGGACAGGGTGGAGCTGGAGCACGTGCTCTGGGACCGGGTGCTCCATCTGGAGCTGGAGCGCAGCGGCAAGGACATCGTCGTCGACAAGACCCCGGGCAACGTGTGGGTCTGGGAGCGGCTGACGTACGCCTGGCCGAAGGCGAAGTTCCTGTTCCTGCTCCGCCACCCCGAGGGCGTCGTCAGCTCGCTGGACAACCGCAAGTCCAACACCTCCACCCGCGCCCAGAACGAGGCGAACGCGCTGAAGTACTTCGAGCCGCTGGAGCGGGCCCGCACCGCGCTCGACGGCCACACCCTCACGTACGAGGACCTGACCTCCGACCCCGAGCGGGTCATGCGCGGCGTGTGCGCGTACCTGGAGGTGGAGTTCGAGGAGTCGATGCTGGCGTACGGCGAGCAGGACCACGGCCGGCTCCGCCCCAACCTCGGCGACCGCAGCGACAACATCAAGTCCGGCCGGATCCAGGCGGCCCGCACCTTCGAGGAGAGGACCGCCGAGCTGTCGCCGCAGCTCGCGGAGTACGCCGCCGCCTGGGGCTACCGGGACTGA
- a CDS encoding rod shape-determining protein: protein MSISQEQLLRCSVAVDVGATRTRVYLRGIGLVVDEPSAVALNSHTGALVAVGGQAEAMTGRTPDHIQVVRPVGPNGITDIEMAQRMLRHLIDAKVRRSWRFHPWLRAAACTPHDAEPLTQRAMIDTLAGLGAKRVILVDTLIATAVGCGLPVPAAEGTLIVVCGAAMTQIAVLSLGNVVAAEKVPVGGQAVDRALVEHLRINHEVMLRSHTVSQVHGDLSLAGAQGAATLEVLGRDVVSGRPRTVQVDPAAVGQAAGVPMLAVLDGIRSVLRRCPPDLVADVGDRGIVLAGESATMPGLETMLRTSVGLPVRIAERPDVAAVVGLGSMIENGAPPATIPDATSGPAGFHEPAPAAGPAPQPNQTPEVATEVATD, encoded by the coding sequence GTGAGCATCAGCCAGGAACAGCTTCTCCGTTGCAGCGTCGCCGTCGACGTCGGGGCCACCCGCACCCGCGTCTACCTCAGGGGCATCGGCCTCGTCGTGGACGAGCCGAGTGCCGTCGCCCTCAACTCCCACACCGGCGCCCTGGTGGCCGTCGGCGGGCAGGCCGAGGCGATGACCGGCCGTACCCCCGACCACATCCAGGTCGTCCGGCCCGTGGGGCCGAACGGCATCACCGACATCGAGATGGCCCAGCGCATGCTGCGCCACCTCATCGACGCCAAGGTCCGCAGATCCTGGCGCTTCCACCCTTGGCTACGGGCCGCGGCGTGCACCCCGCACGACGCCGAGCCGCTGACGCAGCGGGCGATGATCGACACGCTGGCGGGGCTGGGCGCCAAGCGGGTCATCCTCGTCGACACCCTCATCGCCACGGCGGTGGGCTGCGGGCTGCCGGTGCCGGCTGCGGAGGGCACGCTGATCGTGGTGTGCGGTGCGGCGATGACGCAGATCGCCGTGCTGTCGCTGGGCAACGTGGTCGCCGCCGAGAAGGTGCCGGTGGGCGGGCAGGCGGTGGACCGGGCGCTGGTGGAGCACCTGCGCATCAACCACGAGGTGATGCTGCGCAGCCACACCGTCAGCCAGGTGCACGGCGACCTCTCGCTCGCCGGGGCGCAGGGCGCGGCGACGCTGGAGGTGCTCGGCCGCGACGTGGTCTCGGGACGCCCGCGTACGGTCCAGGTCGACCCGGCGGCGGTGGGGCAGGCGGCGGGGGTGCCGATGCTTGCGGTGCTGGACGGGATCCGCTCGGTGCTGCGCCGCTGCCCGCCGGACCTGGTGGCGGACGTCGGGGACCGGGGGATCGTGCTGGCGGGCGAGAGCGCGACGATGCCGGGCCTGGAGACGATGCTGCGCACGTCGGTGGGGCTGCCCGTGCGCATCGCGGAACGCCCGGACGTGGCGGCGGTGGTGGGCCTCGGCTCCATGATCGAGAACGGCGCGCCGCCGGCGACCATCCCCGACGCGACCTCGGGCCCCGCGGGCTTCCACGAGCCCGCCCCGGCGGCCGGCCCGGCCCCGCAGCCGAACCAGACCCCCGAGGTGGCCACGGAGGTGGCGACGGACTAG
- a CDS encoding M18 family aminopeptidase: MTPAPPPRFDRSHTDDLAGYLTASPTPYHAVAEAARRLEKAGFTQLRETDAWDASAGGRYVLRGGALIAWYVPEGSAPETPFRIVGAHTDSPNLRVKPVPDTGGHGWRQIAVEVYGGPLLNSWLDRDLGLAGRLTLRPGATHAGASAGGGGHGPGGAEVRLVNVDRPLLRVPQLAIHLDRGVVTEGLKLDKQRHSTPIWGLGPVHEGDLIEFLAAEAGVAAGDVIGWDLMVHSVEPPAYLGRDRELLAGPRMDNLLSVHAGVAALAAAAGGTAHARRAMGDAGTPPTTIPVLAAFDHEETGSQSDTGAEGPLLGTVLRRTVAARGGTYDDTARALAGSVCLSSDTGHAVHPNYPERHEPGHHPMPNGGPILKVNVNQRYATDGAGRGILATACERAGVPWQTFVSNNAMPCGTTIGPITAARHGITTVDIGVAILSMHSARELCGAEDPHLLAGALAAFLTE, encoded by the coding sequence ATGACACCTGCTCCTCCGCCCCGGTTCGACCGCAGCCACACCGATGACCTCGCCGGGTACCTCACCGCCTCCCCCACGCCGTACCACGCCGTGGCGGAGGCCGCCCGGCGGCTGGAGAAGGCCGGGTTCACCCAGCTCCGGGAGACCGACGCCTGGGACGCGTCGGCCGGCGGCCGCTACGTGCTGCGCGGCGGCGCGCTCATCGCCTGGTACGTGCCGGAAGGCAGCGCCCCCGAGACGCCGTTCCGCATCGTCGGCGCCCACACCGACTCGCCCAACCTGCGGGTCAAGCCGGTGCCGGACACCGGCGGGCACGGCTGGCGGCAGATCGCCGTGGAGGTCTACGGCGGGCCGCTGCTCAACAGTTGGCTGGACCGGGACCTGGGCCTCGCAGGCCGGCTGACGCTGCGCCCTGGCGCGACGCACGCGGGCGCGAGCGCGGGCGGCGGTGGCCACGGGCCGGGCGGCGCCGAGGTGCGGCTGGTCAACGTCGACCGGCCGCTCCTGCGCGTACCGCAGCTCGCGATCCACCTCGACCGGGGCGTGGTCACCGAGGGCCTCAAGCTCGACAAGCAGCGCCACTCGACGCCGATCTGGGGCCTGGGCCCCGTGCACGAGGGCGACCTCATCGAGTTCCTGGCCGCGGAGGCCGGGGTCGCGGCGGGCGACGTCATCGGCTGGGACCTGATGGTCCACAGCGTCGAGCCGCCGGCCTACCTCGGCCGCGACCGCGAACTGCTCGCGGGCCCCCGCATGGACAACCTCCTCTCCGTGCACGCCGGCGTCGCCGCCCTCGCCGCCGCGGCTGGGGGTACCGCCCATGCCCGCAGGGCTATGGGGGACGCCGGCACCCCGCCGACGACGATCCCCGTGCTGGCCGCCTTCGACCACGAGGAGACCGGCAGCCAGTCCGACACCGGCGCGGAGGGCCCCCTCCTCGGCACCGTCCTGCGCCGCACCGTCGCCGCCCGCGGCGGCACGTACGACGACACCGCCCGCGCCCTGGCCGGCTCCGTCTGCCTCTCCTCCGACACCGGACACGCCGTGCACCCCAACTACCCCGAGCGCCACGAGCCGGGCCACCACCCGATGCCGAACGGGGGGCCGATCCTCAAGGTCAACGTCAACCAGCGCTACGCCACGGACGGCGCCGGCCGCGGGATCCTCGCCACCGCCTGCGAACGGGCCGGGGTGCCGTGGCAGACGTTCGTCTCCAACAACGCGATGCCCTGCGGCACGACCATCGGCCCCATCACCGCGGCGCGCCACGGGATCACGACCGTGGACATCGGGGTGGCCATCCTCTCGATGCACTCGGCACGGGAGCTGTGCGGTGCGGAGGACCCGCACCTGCTGGCGGGCGCGCTGGCGGCGTTCCTGACGGAGTGA
- a CDS encoding NHL domain-containing thioredoxin family protein yields MAKRARVRAPELAGSGGWLNTGGVELSLAALRGRVVILDFWTFCCINCLHVLDELRELEEKHRDTVVVVGVHSPKFVHEAEHAAVVDAVERYGVHHPVLDDPELATWKQYAVRAWPTLVVIDPEGYVVAQHAGEGHVHAIERMVAELEAEHAAKGTLRRGDGPYRAPEPVATHLRFPGKVLRLPSGNLLVSDTTRHRLVELEPDGETVVRSIGSGERGYADGAAPRFNEPQGLALLPSGAVAVADAVNHAIRAVDLGTGSVTTLAGTGRQWWQGSPAAGPGREVDLSSPWDVAWFDGRLWIAMAGVHQLWTYDPETDTVRAAAGTTNEGLLDGPAEEAWFAQPSGLAATAGRLWIADSETSALRWLEPGGGPGRRARVHTAVGTGLFDFGHRDGPAGEALLQHPLGVTALPDGSVAVSDTYNHALRRYDPATGTVTTLATDLREPSDAVVDGDEIVVVESARHRLTRLRLPDEAVRVTPVAHRTRRAATDVAPGALSLDVVFRPPPGQKLDTRYGPATRLLVSATPPSLLAAGEGAGTDLTREVTLSADGPGEGVLHVSAMAASCDDDPSVEYPACHVHQQDWGVPIRLTESGARRLPLILAGLDEGEEKEEEDA; encoded by the coding sequence ATGGCGAAACGTGCCCGGGTGCGGGCTCCCGAGCTTGCCGGCAGCGGCGGCTGGCTGAACACCGGCGGGGTGGAGCTGAGCCTCGCCGCGCTGCGTGGTCGCGTCGTGATCCTGGACTTCTGGACGTTCTGCTGCATCAACTGCCTGCACGTCCTGGACGAGCTGCGCGAGCTGGAGGAGAAGCACCGGGACACGGTGGTCGTCGTCGGCGTGCACTCGCCGAAGTTCGTGCACGAGGCGGAGCATGCGGCGGTCGTGGACGCGGTCGAGCGCTACGGGGTGCACCACCCGGTGCTGGACGACCCGGAGCTGGCGACGTGGAAGCAGTACGCGGTGCGGGCGTGGCCGACGCTGGTGGTGATCGACCCGGAGGGGTACGTCGTCGCGCAGCACGCCGGCGAGGGGCACGTGCACGCCATCGAGCGGATGGTCGCGGAGCTGGAGGCGGAGCACGCGGCGAAGGGCACGCTGCGGCGCGGCGACGGTCCGTACAGGGCGCCGGAGCCGGTGGCGACGCATCTGCGGTTCCCCGGGAAGGTGCTGCGGCTGCCGTCGGGCAACCTGCTCGTCTCGGACACGACGCGGCACCGGCTGGTGGAGCTGGAGCCGGACGGCGAGACGGTGGTGCGGTCGATCGGCAGCGGGGAGCGGGGGTACGCGGACGGGGCCGCGCCGCGCTTCAACGAGCCGCAGGGGCTGGCGCTGCTGCCGTCCGGCGCGGTGGCGGTGGCGGACGCCGTGAACCACGCGATCAGGGCCGTCGACCTCGGTACCGGCTCGGTGACGACGCTGGCGGGGACCGGACGGCAGTGGTGGCAGGGCTCGCCCGCGGCGGGGCCGGGGCGCGAGGTCGACCTGTCCTCGCCGTGGGACGTGGCGTGGTTCGACGGCCGGCTGTGGATCGCGATGGCGGGGGTCCACCAACTGTGGACGTACGACCCGGAGACGGACACGGTGCGGGCGGCGGCCGGCACGACGAACGAGGGGCTGCTCGACGGGCCTGCCGAGGAGGCGTGGTTCGCGCAGCCGTCGGGGCTGGCGGCGACGGCCGGCCGGCTGTGGATCGCGGACTCGGAGACGTCGGCGCTGCGCTGGCTGGAGCCGGGCGGCGGGCCCGGGCGGCGGGCCCGGGTGCACACCGCGGTCGGCACCGGGCTCTTCGACTTCGGCCACCGCGACGGTCCGGCCGGTGAGGCACTGCTCCAGCACCCGCTGGGCGTCACGGCGCTGCCGGACGGCTCGGTGGCGGTCTCGGACACGTACAACCACGCCCTGCGCCGCTACGACCCGGCCACCGGCACCGTGACCACGCTGGCGACGGACCTGCGGGAGCCGTCGGACGCGGTGGTGGACGGCGACGAGATCGTGGTCGTCGAGTCCGCGCGACACCGCCTGACCCGCCTCCGGCTCCCGGACGAGGCGGTCCGCGTGACCCCGGTCGCCCACCGCACGCGGCGCGCGGCGACGGACGTGGCCCCGGGCGCGCTGTCGCTGGACGTCGTCTTCCGTCCCCCGCCGGGCCAGAAACTCGACACCCGCTACGGTCCGGCCACGCGCCTGCTGGTGAGCGCCACGCCGCCGTCGCTGCTGGCGGCCGGCGAGGGCGCGGGCACGGACCTGACCCGCGAAGTGACCCTGTCGGCGGACGGCCCGGGGGAGGGCGTATTGCACGTCTCGGCGATGGCGGCGAGCTGCGACGACGACCCGTCGGTGGAATACCCGGCGTGCCACGTCCACCAGCAGGACTGGGGGGTGCCGATCCGCCTCACGGAGTCGGGCGCGCGGCGGCTGCCGCTGATCCTGGCAGGGCTGGACGAGGGGGAGGAAAAGGAAGAGGAAGACGCTTAG
- a CDS encoding maleylpyruvate isomerase family mycothiol-dependent enzyme: MTVHSSLQPSIDAWAHSAEAISELVAPLSEGEWSGRSGLPGWSVRDVVSHIIGAECEALGDPRPIHNLPADLMHITSEKARYVEVQVDTRRHHTAPEMTADLEYTLIRRRRQLRDEKRALDAKVRGAFGSEMTLAELTHYRAFDIWVHEQDIRRALGKPGNIDSPGAHLVRDELLARLPKVVAEDAAARPGSIVVVDVTGPVEFMRTVRVGEDGRGSIDGSVSLGPTVTLTTDWETYLWLATGRLRAAAAADRVKVEGDAHVAETVLRHFSVTD; this comes from the coding sequence GTGACCGTCCACTCCAGCCTCCAGCCGTCCATCGATGCCTGGGCCCACTCGGCCGAGGCCATTTCCGAACTCGTGGCACCGCTCTCCGAGGGGGAGTGGAGCGGTCGAAGCGGACTGCCGGGGTGGTCCGTACGGGATGTCGTCTCCCACATCATCGGCGCCGAGTGCGAGGCGCTGGGCGACCCCCGGCCGATCCACAACCTGCCGGCCGACCTCATGCACATCACGAGCGAGAAGGCGCGCTACGTCGAGGTGCAGGTCGACACGCGCCGCCACCACACCGCGCCGGAGATGACCGCCGACCTCGAGTACACGCTCATCCGCCGCCGGCGCCAGCTCCGCGACGAGAAGCGCGCCCTGGACGCCAAGGTGCGCGGCGCGTTCGGCAGCGAGATGACGCTCGCGGAGCTGACGCACTACCGCGCCTTCGACATATGGGTGCACGAGCAGGACATCCGCCGCGCGCTGGGCAAGCCGGGGAACATCGACTCGCCGGGTGCGCACCTCGTACGCGACGAGCTGCTGGCGCGGCTGCCGAAGGTGGTGGCCGAGGACGCGGCGGCGCGGCCGGGGTCGATCGTGGTCGTCGACGTGACGGGCCCGGTGGAGTTCATGCGGACGGTCCGGGTCGGGGAGGACGGCCGCGGCTCCATCGACGGCAGCGTCTCGCTCGGGCCGACGGTGACGCTGACGACGGACTGGGAGACGTACCTGTGGCTGGCCACGGGCCGGCTGCGGGCGGCCGCGGCGGCGGACCGGGTGAAGGTGGAGGGCGACGCGCACGTGGCGGAGACGGTCCTGCGGCACTTCTCGGTGACGGACTGA